The genomic segment ATTTTATTTATTTCCCAATATTTAGGAGAATCATATGCTAAGGTATCTCAGAATTGACCGCAGGATGTTCGGTAAAGCACCAGGTGCAAGAACAGAAAAGGCTGACAGAGATGCAGAGGCCACGACCATAAAAATCCACAACATAAGCCCAGAGGATTATTCGGTTAGTGAGCACAAACCCGGAGAGGAACTTCCAGCCATGCGGGGTTTCATGTATAGATGGGTCGAGGTAACTGGCTTCGGAGATCCAGAATCGATCAATAAGCTTTGCGAGGAGATCGGCCTGCACCCCTTGGCCGCAGAGGATATATTCAGCCCCAGCCAGTCTGTAAAGTATGAAGCCTACAGCGAATATATCTTCTCTGTCCTGAAGTTCTCCCGCACCCCCTCCGGTGAAGAGCCCGAGGTGTTAAACGTTAGCGCAGTTCTTATGAAAGATACGGTGGTAACCTTTGCATCCTACCTAACCCCTACCCTTGAGCCTATCAAAAGGCGGCTTGAAAAGCCCTCCACCAGACTTCGGAGCATAGGGGAGGATTATTTCTTCTACGCCCTTGCGGATCTTGCCGTGGACAGTTTCCTGATAACTATGGACACACTGGTTCAGCGTATTGAGAAGATCGAAGAGGCCCTTGTTATGGGTGAGGATCTGACCATGGAGCGTGTGTACTCACTCAAGAAACAGGTGATGCTCCTCCGCCGGATGTCCCTCCCCTTCGCCGACATCGCTGATAGAATAATCAACGATGAAACGGGGATTATCACAAGGCAGACAGGGATCTTCGCAAGGGATCTGGACGATCACTCCAAGCACCTCAACAGTATATCGGACTCCGTACTAAGCCTCGCCGGAGACATGTTCAACCTGCATATAGCAACATCCGGGAACAAGATGAATGAGATCATGAAGGTGCTGACCATATTCGCATCGATCTTTATACCACTGACATTCGTGGCTGGCATATACGGAATGAACTTTAAGTACATGCCCGAGCTGGAAACGAGGTGGGGCTATCCGGTTCTGCTGTCGCTCATGGCTGCCATGCTGGTGGGGATGCTTTATTATTTCCGCCGAAAGAAATGGATATAGACCTTACTGCACATTCCCGTGGTAGAAGAAATAACCCATGCCGAGGGTGAATATCCAGCATCCATAAAGGGAGTGCTCAAGGAAAACCGCAGGGAGTGACCGGGTTCTCTTGTACGTATAGGAAAATATGTAGCCCCCGAGCCATGAAAGAATGAAGGCGGTTATGTTGTATAGACCAGTATGTGCAAGGGCAAAGGCGAAGGCACTTGCGTGCATGGCGGTATTTCCGTTCATACCAAGCTCATCGAACCTGCGGAAAATAAGAGTCCGGTAAAGAATCTCCTGGGGATAGACGGAGAGCA from the Limisalsivibrio acetivorans genome contains:
- the corA gene encoding magnesium/cobalt transporter CorA, with protein sequence MLRYLRIDRRMFGKAPGARTEKADRDAEATTIKIHNISPEDYSVSEHKPGEELPAMRGFMYRWVEVTGFGDPESINKLCEEIGLHPLAAEDIFSPSQSVKYEAYSEYIFSVLKFSRTPSGEEPEVLNVSAVLMKDTVVTFASYLTPTLEPIKRRLEKPSTRLRSIGEDYFFYALADLAVDSFLITMDTLVQRIEKIEEALVMGEDLTMERVYSLKKQVMLLRRMSLPFADIADRIINDETGIITRQTGIFARDLDDHSKHLNSISDSVLSLAGDMFNLHIATSGNKMNEIMKVLTIFASIFIPLTFVAGIYGMNFKYMPELETRWGYPVLLSLMAAMLVGMLYYFRRKKWI